The sequence below is a genomic window from Bacteroidales bacterium MB20-C3-3.
TTCTCTCCCTGATAGGGAGTGTGTGCTTACATATATCAGAGGCAAGTTGTTTTTTAAGGTCACCGTAGCGTATTGTGCAATTATTGTAAGCATTTGTAAAATGCTCCACAACATCTTTTTCAGAGACTATTTTTAGAAGAGTAAAGAGATTTTCAACAGGTTCAGGCATTTTGCTGTTGAGCTCTGTTGGTCCTGCATCTGTAACGGCTCTCATTACCTTTTTGTGAATTGTCTTTTCGTCATCATAGAGATAAACTCCGTTCCCTTCACTTTTACCCATTTTCCCGCTCCCGTCAAGGCCCGGAACCTTAACTAAATCACTGCCAAAATTAAAGGCCTGTGGCTCAGGAAACAGCTCTGTCCCATAAAGGTTATTAAATCTTCTGGCAAGGAGCCGTGCTATCTCAAGATGCTGCTCCTGGTCTTTACCTACAGGTACTTTGTGTGCCCTGTGTATAAGGATGTCTGCTGCCATAAGTACAGGATATGTAAGTAGCCCGGCATTAACATTGTCAGGGTTTTTGCGAACCTTCTCCTTAAATGATGCAGTCCTCTCAAGTTCTCCTTTATATGCAATCATATTGAGAAGCACATAAAGTTCAACAATTTCAGGTACATCGCTTTGTATAAAAATTGCAGATTTTTGAGGGTCCAGTCCGGATGCGAGATACTCAGCCAAAATGGTCTTAACTCCGGAGTGAAAATCATCAGGGTGA
It includes:
- the trpS gene encoding tryptophan--tRNA ligase produces the protein MEIVLSGIRSTGHLHLGNYFGALRNYIKMQDEYNCYFFIADLHSLTTHPHPDDFHSGVKTILAEYLASGLDPQKSAIFIQSDVPEIVELYVLLNMIAYKGELERTASFKEKVRKNPDNVNAGLLTYPVLMAADILIHRAHKVPVGKDQEQHLEIARLLARRFNNLYGTELFPEPQAFNFGSDLVKVPGLDGSGKMGKSEGNGVYLYDDEKTIHKKVMRAVTDAGPTELNSKMPEPVENLFTLLKIVSEKDVVEHFTNAYNNCTIRYGDLKKQLASDICKHTLPIRERIDDISNDADFLSKVVREGREKARESASATLAEVKRAVGFRSF